The Hymenobacter baengnokdamensis genome includes a region encoding these proteins:
- a CDS encoding nucleotide pyrophosphohydrolase produces the protein MTIQQAQATVDEWINTTGVRYFSELTNMAILTEEVGEVARLIARQYGEQSFKESDKGRELGDELADVLFVVICLANQTGIDLTEALARNLAKKTQRDATRHHDNPKLSQKLGMQNEE, from the coding sequence ATGACTATTCAGCAGGCCCAGGCTACGGTAGACGAGTGGATAAACACCACCGGTGTGCGCTACTTCAGCGAGTTAACCAACATGGCCATCCTGACCGAGGAGGTGGGGGAGGTGGCGCGCCTCATTGCGCGGCAGTACGGCGAGCAGTCGTTCAAGGAGTCAGACAAGGGCCGCGAGCTGGGCGATGAGCTGGCCGATGTGCTGTTTGTCGTCATCTGCCTGGCCAATCAGACCGGCATCGACCTTACCGAAGCCCTCGCCCGCAACCTGGCCAAGAAAACCCAGCGCGACGCCACCCGGCACCACGATAATCCCAAGCTGAGTCAGAAATTGGGAATGCAGAATGAGGAATGA
- the dtd gene encoding D-aminoacyl-tRNA deacylase yields MRLVIQRVREASVTVKDTITGQIGPGLLVLAGCAPTDDEAALTWLARKLVGLRIFNDEQGQMNRSVRDVGGQVLVVSQFTLLADARKGNRPSYIGAAPPAVAEPLYERFVALVAQELGQAVPTGIFGADMQVRLLNDGPVTIVLDSPA; encoded by the coding sequence ATGCGCCTTGTTATCCAGCGTGTTCGCGAAGCTTCCGTTACCGTCAAGGATACGATTACCGGCCAGATTGGCCCCGGCCTGCTGGTGCTGGCCGGCTGCGCGCCCACCGACGACGAGGCGGCCCTGACGTGGCTGGCCCGCAAGCTGGTGGGCCTGCGGATTTTCAACGACGAGCAGGGCCAGATGAACCGCAGCGTGCGCGACGTGGGCGGCCAGGTGCTGGTAGTGAGCCAGTTTACGCTGCTGGCCGATGCGCGCAAGGGCAACCGGCCCAGCTACATCGGGGCCGCGCCGCCCGCCGTGGCCGAGCCGCTCTACGAGCGCTTCGTGGCGCTGGTGGCGCAGGAGCTGGGCCAGGCCGTGCCCACCGGCATTTTCGGGGCCGATATGCAGGTGCGCCTGCTCAACGACGGGCCGGTAACCATCGTGCTTGATTCGCCGGCTTAG